The following DNA comes from Planctomycetota bacterium.
GTCGCTAATGAGGGAGGGGCTCTTGCCGATCACCTTCGCCAGATCCGCTTGGCTAAGGCCCTCGGCTTCGAGTAGGTGCTCGATTCGCTCGGGCAGTGTCGTCGCGGGCTTGGCGAAGTGCTCGCGGTCGTAGCTCTCGATGAAGGCCGAGACGGCCGCGAGGTACTGCCGCTCACCGTCGTGGAGCTTCGTGCGGGTGATGAGCGGATCAATAGCCCTAACGGCGGCGTCATAGTCGCGGGCCGAGTCGATCGGGTGAGGCGGCCAGACAGCGGCGAGCCGGCAGTACCGCTCCGCCGCGGCCGACGCTTTCTTCGATTTGTTCCGCAGCTCTGTCATTGGGTGTTTCACGTTAGCGCTGCTCAGCTTTGCACAACGTGTCCAGCCCCACGACGTGACAACATCGTGGCACGGCTCATCTCACAACGCCGCGGTTCGCAGTTGGCTGATGATCGACATATTCGCCGCGCCATCACACCATTCGAAGTTCGACGCAGCGAGGTCGCCCCCAAGGA
Coding sequences within:
- a CDS encoding helix-turn-helix domain-containing protein; this encodes MTELRNKSKKASAAAERYCRLAAVWPPHPIDSARDYDAAVRAIDPLITRTKLHDGERQYLAAVSAFIESYDREHFAKPATTLPERIEHLLEAEGLSQADLAKVIGKSPSLISDILAGRRSGFTRDQIATLAARFDMDQGYFF